A part of Desulfomicrobium baculatum DSM 4028 genomic DNA contains:
- a CDS encoding cold shock domain-containing protein: MRFHGEISEWRDDRGFGFITPTGGGTRVFVHISALQKGRRPRAGEMVTYEVGNSGDKGPRALNVNFVNALPGRRNESPRRSFFPVVVLVLLIAAGAYGARRFVPSDIFQAINIKQQSPRAQAFACEGKIYCSEMNSCEEALFYLDSCPGVQIDGDGDGVPCEKQWCNE; this comes from the coding sequence ATGCGATTTCACGGAGAGATTTCCGAATGGAGAGATGATCGAGGTTTTGGATTCATCACGCCGACGGGCGGTGGTACCAGAGTCTTTGTGCATATCAGCGCTTTGCAGAAAGGTCGGCGGCCGCGTGCCGGGGAAATGGTCACGTACGAAGTCGGAAACAGTGGAGACAAAGGGCCTCGCGCCCTGAATGTGAACTTCGTCAATGCATTACCGGGGCGTAGAAATGAGAGCCCCCGGAGATCCTTTTTTCCTGTCGTTGTTCTTGTACTGCTCATTGCGGCCGGAGCATATGGGGCAAGACGTTTTGTGCCATCCGATATTTTTCAGGCTATAAATATCAAGCAGCAGAGCCCACGTGCTCAAGCCTTCGCGTGTGAAGGGAAGATTTATTGCTCGGAAATGAACTCCTGCGAGGAAGCACTGTTTTATCTGGACTCTTGTCCGGGGGTGCAAATCGACGGCGACGGAGACGGCGTTCCGTGCGAGAAACAATGGTGCAATGAATGA
- a CDS encoding glucokinase gives MTHILAADIGGTNSRFGHFEVMSGQEPRLLESFSVPTASVQSFAHALERLRESGFGLDPKDAERIVLAVAGAVQDGVRCRLTNASWNIDLADPDVVLPLDRTVLINDFVAQALGCQTRYAAQSAMTIQEGVARFGVVAAVGAGTGLGLCALAPLPGGDFLPLPSEGGHAPLAFVSRPEFEFQEFLQARTGHSHGFGDIMVSGPGLSFLHEFLTGSRLDPQEVAREIGPDSETTRWFARFYGRACRAYVLYVLAWGGVNLCGGLAAKNPFLVSSEEFLREFRDCPAYGSLLEHVPIRLITTLDTGLHGAARHGQMLLKKRGE, from the coding sequence ATGACGCACATTCTGGCCGCGGACATCGGCGGAACCAACAGCCGCTTCGGGCATTTCGAGGTTATGAGCGGGCAGGAACCGCGGCTTCTGGAATCGTTCAGCGTCCCGACCGCTTCGGTTCAGTCCTTCGCGCACGCGCTGGAAAGGTTGCGGGAGTCCGGCTTCGGGCTTGATCCCAAGGACGCGGAGCGGATCGTTCTGGCCGTGGCCGGCGCCGTGCAGGATGGTGTCCGGTGCCGACTGACCAACGCCTCCTGGAACATTGATCTGGCCGATCCTGATGTCGTGCTGCCGCTGGACCGAACCGTTCTGATCAACGATTTCGTGGCCCAGGCTCTGGGTTGCCAGACGCGTTACGCGGCGCAGTCCGCCATGACGATCCAGGAAGGCGTGGCGCGGTTCGGAGTCGTGGCCGCTGTCGGGGCGGGGACGGGGCTTGGCCTGTGCGCCCTGGCGCCCCTGCCCGGCGGGGATTTTTTGCCCCTTCCTTCCGAAGGCGGCCACGCGCCCCTGGCGTTTGTCAGCAGACCCGAATTCGAATTTCAGGAATTTCTCCAGGCCCGAACCGGCCACTCTCATGGATTTGGGGACATCATGGTCTCGGGACCGGGGCTCTCCTTTCTGCACGAATTTTTGACCGGCAGCCGGCTGGATCCTCAAGAGGTCGCGCGCGAGATCGGCCCGGACAGCGAAACCACGCGCTGGTTCGCCCGCTTCTATGGCCGGGCCTGCCGGGCCTATGTTTTGTACGTCCTGGCTTGGGGCGGAGTAAATCTCTGTGGCGGGCTTGCGGCCAAAAATCCCTTTCTGGTCTCAAGCGAAGAATTCCTGCGCGAATTTAGGGACTGTCCGGCCTATGGATCTCTTCTGGAACACGTCCCCATCCGGCTGATCACCACTCTCGATACGGGCCTTCATGGCGCGGCCCGTCACGG